A region from the Colwellia sp. PAMC 21821 genome encodes:
- a CDS encoding DNA/RNA non-specific endonuclease, whose amino-acid sequence MKILILLSLIAFSTIVNAEIRSVHCPLGCPSLNIIDNDVVFNHTYALSNNPKTKFADWAAYEVNVTNFGDSPGRNWGNDDLIDDDESLEESDYKGAFQLLESDKGHQVPLASFAGHKNWAELNYLSNITPQKSALNQGSWVALEIAVRKAVGFRDSLYVITGTLYLEKENPLPGADEVHTIPSAYFKVVYDPKGNAASFIFDQDLPRKADYCNQKVSNKDLNAKVPFTMPDFTDSKEILNRLGC is encoded by the coding sequence ATGAAAATACTCATACTGTTATCACTCATCGCATTTAGCACTATAGTAAATGCTGAGATTAGAAGCGTTCACTGCCCTTTAGGCTGTCCTAGCTTGAATATCATTGATAACGACGTTGTGTTTAATCACACCTATGCGTTGAGTAACAATCCAAAAACAAAATTTGCCGACTGGGCTGCTTATGAGGTGAACGTAACAAATTTTGGCGATAGTCCTGGTAGGAATTGGGGCAATGATGATTTGATTGATGATGACGAATCACTAGAAGAGTCAGACTATAAAGGCGCTTTTCAGTTATTAGAATCAGATAAGGGGCATCAGGTACCATTAGCTAGCTTTGCTGGACATAAAAATTGGGCAGAGCTAAATTACCTATCCAACATAACACCTCAAAAGTCAGCTTTAAATCAAGGTTCATGGGTTGCATTAGAAATTGCAGTACGCAAGGCCGTTGGCTTTAGAGATTCTCTATATGTAATAACGGGTACTTTATATTTAGAAAAGGAAAACCCATTACCCGGAGCTGACGAAGTACATACCATCCCCTCTGCATATTTTAAAGTTGTATATGACCCAAAGGGCAATGCTGCTAGTTTCATCTTTGATCAGGACTTACCAAGGAAAGCGGATTATTGTAATCAAAAAGTTAGCAATAAAGACCTAAATGCTAAAGTTCCATTCACTATGCCTGATTTCACAGATTCAAAAGAAATACTAAATAGACTCGGCTGCTAA
- a CDS encoding DUF6641 family protein, translated as MSTLLSSLKLSTRPEKTSENPTLKKREKLLTKLNQQLAMAQSHVAGETYTVYKEKWQKNAESGQQEKIKIPKKVSPWYYLRNNQYFFEVRYGNKPLELSKGNHAIEVGEKENLVLIIKTVIEAVVAGELDALLDKVNSHLSKKK; from the coding sequence ATGTCTACATTATTGAGTTCACTCAAACTATCAACACGCCCTGAAAAAACATCAGAAAACCCAACATTAAAGAAACGTGAAAAACTGTTAACTAAGCTAAACCAGCAACTTGCTATGGCACAAAGCCACGTTGCTGGCGAAACCTATACGGTTTACAAAGAAAAATGGCAAAAGAATGCTGAATCAGGTCAACAAGAGAAAATAAAAATACCAAAAAAAGTCAGTCCTTGGTACTACCTAAGAAATAACCAGTACTTTTTTGAGGTGCGATACGGCAATAAGCCTTTGGAATTAAGTAAAGGTAATCATGCCATTGAAGTAGGTGAAAAAGAAAATCTAGTTTTGATAATTAAAACCGTTATTGAAGCGGTTGTTGCTGGCGAACTTGATGCCTTGCTCGACAAGGTGAACTCCCACCTAAGCAAAAAGAAATAA
- a CDS encoding Xaa-Pro peptidase family protein produces MKNELIAPPRGFERSEFEQRTDKLQQQMAVQGIDAVFFSTEHEFRYFSGFASQFWQSPTRPWFLVIPSQGQPIAVVPGIGAAGFDDTWIDDVRTWPSPRPEDDGVSLLADTLAEVSKQTRRIGAMLGPETHLRMPVANYQTLQASLNQHDMVDVSEIVRNLRSIKSAAEVDKIRFVCDVTAAGFDFLLENLHAGMTERQACKSMHLEMLRLGADACPYLISASGQGGYDNIIMGPTDRRLDKGDLLIIDTGANFDGYFSDFDRNFAFGDIDRATHDAYEAVYASTEAGLDIAAPGRTTGDVWKAMWSVLEAAGSLGNDVGRMGHGLGMQLTEWPSNVQGGDVILQPGMVLTLEPGMTFAPGKVMVHEENILITEKGCEMLHKRAWEKLPIITR; encoded by the coding sequence ATGAAAAATGAATTGATAGCCCCACCAAGAGGCTTCGAACGTAGTGAGTTTGAACAACGTACTGACAAGCTGCAGCAACAAATGGCTGTTCAAGGTATCGATGCCGTATTTTTTTCTACGGAGCATGAATTTCGCTATTTCAGTGGTTTTGCTTCACAGTTTTGGCAAAGCCCAACACGACCTTGGTTTTTAGTGATTCCTTCGCAAGGGCAACCTATTGCGGTGGTTCCTGGGATAGGTGCTGCCGGTTTTGATGATACTTGGATTGATGATGTTCGAACCTGGCCATCGCCACGCCCTGAAGATGACGGTGTTAGCTTACTCGCTGATACCTTAGCTGAGGTATCTAAGCAAACAAGACGCATAGGCGCGATGCTTGGCCCTGAAACACATTTACGTATGCCGGTTGCCAATTATCAAACGTTGCAAGCGAGCTTAAATCAACACGACATGGTCGATGTTAGCGAAATTGTTCGCAATCTGCGCAGTATAAAGTCCGCTGCGGAAGTCGATAAAATTCGCTTTGTTTGTGATGTTACGGCGGCGGGTTTTGACTTTTTGCTTGAGAACTTGCATGCGGGTATGACTGAACGTCAAGCCTGTAAATCGATGCATTTGGAGATGTTACGCTTAGGCGCTGATGCTTGTCCTTACTTGATTTCGGCGTCAGGACAAGGCGGATACGACAACATCATTATGGGCCCGACCGACCGACGACTCGATAAAGGTGATTTATTAATCATCGATACCGGCGCTAATTTTGATGGTTACTTTAGTGATTTTGACCGTAATTTTGCTTTTGGTGACATTGATAGAGCCACCCATGATGCTTATGAAGCAGTATATGCTTCGACTGAAGCTGGTCTTGATATTGCTGCACCAGGGCGCACGACTGGTGATGTTTGGAAAGCTATGTGGTCGGTACTAGAAGCTGCTGGCTCACTGGGTAACGATGTCGGCCGAATGGGTCATGGCCTTGGCATGCAGTTAACAGAATGGCCATCTAACGTGCAAGGTGGTGATGTTATTTTACAACCTGGAATGGTATTAACATTAGAGCCAGGCATGACATTTGCGCCGGGCAAGGTGATGGTGCACGAAGAGAATATACTGATCACCGAAAAAGGTTGTGAAATGTTACATAAACGCGCATGGGAAAAACTCCCTATTATTACGCGTTAG
- the ppiC gene encoding peptidylprolyl isomerase PpiC encodes MASTAHALHILVKHKEIAEDIIEQLGKGAKFQTLAKKHSNCPSGKKGGDLGEFKRGQMVPQFDKVAFSGAILEPHLVKTKFGWHVIKVLYRT; translated from the coding sequence ATGGCTTCTACAGCGCACGCACTTCACATATTGGTTAAACATAAAGAAATTGCAGAAGATATTATTGAGCAATTAGGTAAAGGAGCTAAGTTTCAAACGTTAGCTAAGAAACATTCTAACTGTCCGTCCGGTAAAAAAGGTGGTGACTTAGGTGAATTTAAGCGAGGTCAAATGGTACCTCAGTTTGATAAAGTAGCATTTAGTGGTGCAATATTAGAGCCTCATTTGGTTAAAACTAAATTTGGTTGGCATGTTATTAAAGTACTTTACCGAACTTAA
- the dctP gene encoding TRAP transporter substrate-binding protein DctP, with protein MSKLLAALLTLTLSLGVSAETWKFASEEDRQDVQDIFAKTFAKTIKKESDGDIRVKVYYYGQLGTENDIVELTAKGVIQFVSVGTGHLGSYVPEVQALSIPYVLGTDTDVVRKLLTSSKAIYSDLADRFEKVNLKLLTMISEGEMVWGANKAIRSPEDFAGHKIRTFTSTIPVETYKAFGATPTPLSWGEVYGALQLKTVDGMVNPIYFVYNAKWHEVQDYLMFPGQQPYVGTVSTNSKWFNGLSAKKQAMVRKAITVAEQAAHEYQIRINQENLDKIISERPDMKIVVLNEKERARFKVLSSSIHDTYYDVVENAYKDAEKAQARVGAKKILSTLIEEVKAAKAP; from the coding sequence ATGAGTAAATTACTAGCAGCTTTATTAACACTAACTCTTAGCTTAGGCGTGAGTGCTGAAACCTGGAAGTTCGCTTCTGAAGAAGATAGACAAGATGTCCAAGACATCTTCGCGAAAACTTTCGCCAAGACAATAAAAAAAGAATCTGACGGCGATATTCGCGTCAAAGTTTATTATTACGGTCAATTAGGGACTGAGAACGACATTGTTGAGCTTACGGCTAAGGGAGTCATTCAATTTGTATCGGTGGGGACTGGTCATTTAGGTTCTTATGTACCGGAAGTTCAGGCGCTGAGTATACCTTATGTCTTAGGTACCGATACTGATGTCGTGCGTAAATTACTGACCAGCAGCAAGGCTATCTATAGTGATTTGGCTGATCGTTTTGAAAAAGTAAATTTGAAGTTATTGACGATGATTTCTGAAGGTGAAATGGTTTGGGGCGCCAATAAGGCGATTCGCAGTCCTGAAGATTTTGCAGGTCATAAAATTCGTACATTTACCTCGACTATTCCGGTAGAAACCTATAAAGCATTTGGTGCGACCCCGACACCTTTGTCTTGGGGCGAAGTTTATGGTGCGCTACAACTTAAAACGGTTGATGGCATGGTTAACCCCATTTACTTTGTTTACAACGCTAAATGGCATGAAGTTCAGGACTATTTGATGTTTCCTGGCCAACAGCCATACGTCGGTACTGTGTCGACCAATAGCAAGTGGTTCAATGGATTATCGGCTAAGAAACAAGCGATGGTACGTAAGGCGATCACTGTTGCAGAACAAGCTGCTCACGAATATCAAATCCGCATTAACCAAGAAAATCTGGACAAAATTATCTCTGAACGTCCTGACATGAAAATTGTTGTTCTTAATGAAAAAGAACGTGCTCGCTTCAAAGTACTAAGCAGTTCAATCCACGATACCTATTATGATGTGGTCGAAAATGCTTATAAAGATGCAGAAAAAGCGCAGGCGCGTGTTGGAGCCAAAAAGATCTTGAGCACTTTGATCGAAGAAGTTAAGGCAGCAAAAGCCCCATAG
- a CDS encoding DMT family transporter yields MKSKQNQSKQMTGMLYSLLGVLLLTPDALILRWVAIEHSEVLSWRGIFFSLGFSFIVLVRHRRNAVRALMNAGWPGIISGFFFAMNTYCYTQALQQTGAATAMMIISTAPVFAALIAWLWLGERINLAVGLTIAMTLLGMAIIVSDADGGNSLFGNMMAMGCAIFMAINFNWARRHSSLDITPGLIVGGLIIIALGWVNTSAVVARPEEIAAMFLSAAIAMPIGFVLLQIAPRYISATEVSLFLLLESIIAPIWVWLGLGETPSSITLVGSVIVLVALLLYCYVVRFKAQTMLTTKEA; encoded by the coding sequence GTGAAAAGTAAACAAAATCAATCTAAGCAAATGACAGGGATGCTCTATAGCTTGTTAGGTGTATTGTTATTGACGCCTGATGCGTTAATTTTGCGTTGGGTCGCCATCGAACATAGTGAAGTATTATCGTGGCGTGGCATATTTTTTTCACTTGGTTTTTCTTTTATTGTATTGGTTCGTCATCGCAGAAACGCAGTGCGTGCACTCATGAATGCGGGATGGCCGGGTATTATCAGTGGTTTTTTTTTCGCGATGAATACTTACTGTTATACGCAGGCATTGCAACAAACTGGCGCAGCAACAGCAATGATGATTATCAGTACGGCGCCCGTTTTTGCAGCATTGATTGCCTGGTTATGGTTAGGCGAACGAATTAATTTGGCTGTTGGACTAACCATTGCAATGACTTTACTCGGTATGGCTATTATTGTCAGCGATGCTGATGGCGGCAATAGTTTATTTGGTAATATGATGGCTATGGGTTGTGCTATTTTTATGGCTATAAACTTTAATTGGGCGCGACGACACTCTTCACTGGATATTACACCGGGGCTTATTGTTGGTGGCTTAATTATTATTGCGCTTGGCTGGGTCAATACCAGTGCAGTGGTGGCGAGACCTGAGGAAATAGCTGCTATGTTTCTTTCTGCGGCGATTGCTATGCCTATTGGTTTTGTTTTATTACAAATCGCGCCACGTTATATCAGTGCTACGGAAGTCAGTTTGTTTTTATTGTTAGAGTCGATTATTGCGCCAATATGGGTGTGGCTGGGGTTGGGTGAAACGCCAAGTAGCATAACCTTAGTAGGCAGTGTTATTGTCTTAGTTGCATTGCTGTTGTATTGCTATGTTGTTCGTTTCAAAGCACAAACGATGTTAACCACTAAAGAGGCCTAA
- a CDS encoding M20 aminoacylase family protein: MTLNTQLITQMTQWRRHMHRFPECGFDVPLTANFIADKLESFGIEVTRNIGEQGIVGVLRCGTGDASIGLRADMDALHINEQNSFEHRSCHEGKMHACGHDGHSAMLLGAASYLAENKGFNGTVHFIFQPDEEHGKGAQAMIDDGLFERFHIDTIYGLHNMPGLAEGQFIVRPGSLMASESSFEIVIEGVGGHAAMPHRGIDPIVVGSQIIMALQTIVSRNLNAIEETAVVSATEFITNGTVNVIPSQVIIKGDCRCFTEDSLVKIEQAMERIVAGICQAAGAQHRFDFINTFYPTVNSSTPTEHVIQAAVAVFGDEHVEQNCLPLTISEDFSSMLRVKPGCYGLLGNGVDSVGGCALHNPEYDFNDNILKYGAQYWVQLVSDQLK; encoded by the coding sequence TTGACTTTAAATACACAATTGATAACTCAAATGACACAATGGCGCCGTCATATGCACCGCTTCCCTGAGTGTGGCTTTGATGTACCATTAACCGCTAATTTTATTGCCGACAAACTTGAAAGCTTTGGTATTGAAGTTACCCGCAATATTGGTGAACAAGGTATTGTTGGTGTATTACGCTGTGGTACCGGCGATGCCAGTATTGGTTTACGTGCCGATATGGATGCACTTCATATCAATGAACAAAATAGCTTTGAACATCGGTCTTGCCATGAGGGAAAAATGCACGCCTGTGGGCATGATGGTCACTCGGCAATGCTGCTTGGTGCTGCCAGCTACTTAGCCGAAAACAAAGGCTTTAATGGCACTGTGCATTTTATTTTTCAGCCTGATGAAGAGCACGGAAAAGGCGCACAGGCGATGATTGATGATGGCTTGTTTGAGCGTTTTCACATTGACACTATATATGGCTTACACAACATGCCTGGGCTAGCCGAGGGCCAATTTATAGTTCGTCCCGGTTCATTGATGGCGAGTGAAAGTAGCTTTGAAATTGTGATAGAGGGCGTCGGTGGACATGCCGCAATGCCTCATCGCGGCATTGACCCTATCGTAGTCGGTTCTCAAATTATAATGGCCCTGCAAACTATTGTATCGCGAAATCTAAACGCGATTGAAGAAACCGCAGTGGTGTCAGCGACCGAATTTATTACTAATGGCACAGTTAACGTGATCCCATCTCAGGTGATTATCAAGGGTGACTGCCGCTGTTTTACCGAAGACAGTTTAGTCAAAATAGAACAAGCGATGGAGCGTATAGTTGCCGGTATTTGTCAGGCTGCTGGTGCGCAACATCGTTTTGATTTTATCAATACCTTTTACCCTACCGTTAATAGCAGCACACCAACTGAACATGTTATCCAAGCGGCTGTTGCTGTCTTTGGAGACGAGCATGTTGAACAAAATTGCCTTCCTCTGACCATTTCAGAAGATTTCTCCAGCATGTTACGTGTTAAACCCGGTTGTTATGGATTATTGGGTAACGGTGTCGATTCTGTCGGAGGATGTGCTCTACATAACCCTGAATATGATTTTAATGACAATATTCTTAAGTATGGTGCGCAATATTGGGTGCAACTTGTATCAGATCAATTGAAATAA
- a CDS encoding TRAP transporter large permease, with translation MSAVFEFFSNIIAGELDVYVITFTLVSVMIVLLFLSFPMVVPLSVGALIGLVHFSGIDTGVIIQQMVTGISPNALIAVPMFILAADIMTRGHTAHNLLGLIESFVGHLRGGLPITACISCTLFGSVSGSTQATVVSVGQIMRPKLLQAGYKDSFVMALIINASDIAFLIPPSIGLILYGTLANTSVGELFIAGIGPGILLAVLFSAYCYFYSVYQGDSITLVEKSTMAEKLMAIKKSLLPLGFPTLIVGGIYSGAVTPTEAASFSVLYAIILECFIYRELKYKDIVDAALSTGLITAVVFILVGMGQAFSWYISFEQIPMELLAPLDLEGASKEYVLFVIALSFFVGCMFVDSLVVLVILTPIFVPIVTAVGLDPVLVGVMITLQMAVGSATPPFGCDIFTAIAIFNKPYLEVIRGTLPFILILFMMSALLIYFPEIALFLRDQAFAK, from the coding sequence ATGAGTGCTGTTTTTGAGTTTTTTTCTAACATCATTGCTGGTGAACTCGATGTTTACGTTATCACCTTTACCTTAGTTTCCGTGATGATTGTTTTACTGTTTTTAAGTTTTCCTATGGTGGTACCTTTATCGGTTGGCGCACTTATTGGTCTGGTCCATTTTTCTGGAATAGACACCGGGGTGATAATACAGCAGATGGTTACTGGCATCTCGCCAAATGCCTTGATTGCAGTACCGATGTTTATTCTTGCTGCAGACATAATGACTCGGGGACATACCGCGCACAATCTACTGGGCCTAATCGAATCATTCGTTGGTCATCTGCGCGGTGGTTTACCTATCACTGCTTGCATTAGTTGCACTTTGTTTGGCTCTGTCTCAGGTTCAACCCAGGCAACAGTAGTGTCCGTTGGCCAGATCATGCGGCCAAAATTGCTCCAGGCGGGCTATAAAGACAGCTTCGTGATGGCTTTAATCATTAATGCCAGTGATATTGCATTTTTGATTCCGCCGAGTATCGGTTTGATCCTGTACGGAACACTGGCAAATACTAGTGTCGGTGAGCTGTTTATTGCGGGTATCGGTCCTGGGATTTTACTGGCTGTGCTGTTTTCTGCGTATTGTTACTTTTATAGTGTTTACCAAGGGGATAGTATTACGCTGGTAGAAAAATCAACCATGGCAGAAAAGCTGATGGCGATCAAAAAATCATTATTACCACTTGGCTTCCCGACGCTGATTGTGGGAGGAATATACTCCGGAGCTGTAACGCCCACTGAAGCGGCCTCATTTTCTGTACTCTATGCGATTATCCTTGAGTGCTTCATTTACCGTGAATTAAAGTATAAAGATATTGTTGATGCGGCGTTAAGCACTGGCTTGATCACTGCGGTAGTCTTTATTCTTGTTGGCATGGGGCAGGCGTTTTCATGGTATATCTCATTTGAACAAATCCCGATGGAACTCCTGGCGCCGTTAGACCTGGAAGGTGCATCCAAAGAATATGTATTGTTCGTGATCGCCTTATCGTTCTTTGTTGGTTGCATGTTCGTTGACTCGCTAGTGGTCTTGGTTATTCTGACACCTATTTTTGTACCGATAGTAACCGCTGTTGGGCTTGATCCTGTATTGGTAGGCGTGATGATCACCCTTCAAATGGCCGTTGGCTCGGCAACACCACCCTTTGGTTGCGATATTTTTACCGCGATAGCAATCTTTAACAAGCCGTATTTGGAAGTAATACGAGGGACCTTACCCTTTATTTTGATCCTCTTTATGATGTCGGCCCTGTTAATTTATTTTCCAGAAATAGCCCTGTTTTTGCGTGACCAAGCTTTTGCCAAGTAA
- a CDS encoding DUF2787 family protein: MTIRIKHEGLAVPMSPMFTLYIAGLITPHENENAVTINFQDPNYSADDGGYHPVEIRLENEGDYWRFNYITDFTYVGSGYMAELAKDLDFDFDAGVFQNLFGIYPIEQAIEMFQIWETNFVYYAMVSEVFKIEITQG, encoded by the coding sequence ATGACTATTCGTATTAAACACGAAGGACTAGCCGTGCCTATGAGCCCAATGTTCACACTTTATATTGCCGGCTTAATTACACCCCATGAAAATGAAAATGCCGTAACCATTAACTTTCAAGACCCTAACTATTCAGCCGACGATGGTGGTTATCACCCTGTAGAAATTCGATTAGAGAACGAAGGTGATTATTGGAGGTTCAATTACATTACCGATTTTACATATGTCGGTAGTGGCTATATGGCAGAACTTGCTAAAGACTTGGATTTCGATTTTGATGCAGGCGTATTTCAAAACCTATTCGGTATATATCCTATTGAACAAGCGATAGAGATGTTTCAAATTTGGGAAACTAACTTTGTCTATTACGCCATGGTGTCAGAAGTATTTAAAATAGAAATTACACAAGGTTAA
- a CDS encoding TRAP transporter small permease → MKKIFITISKVTESIEQFVVCYSILLMMVNSTANAIGRYAFGESLFFAEELNQFLIVAITFIGFAYAVRKGRNIRMTAVYDALGYRAKKVISTLISISTGLLMFYLAYKAVFYVIELKELNRLSPALQFPVYIIYSIIPLGLGIAGVQYLIAFFLNITHKEIYLSREVIDKGELS, encoded by the coding sequence ATGAAAAAAATATTCATTACCATCAGTAAGGTGACTGAATCGATAGAGCAATTTGTAGTTTGCTATTCGATTCTTTTGATGATGGTTAATTCCACCGCTAATGCTATCGGGCGGTATGCTTTTGGCGAAAGCTTATTCTTTGCCGAAGAGCTCAACCAATTCTTGATTGTAGCAATCACCTTCATCGGATTTGCTTATGCGGTGCGTAAAGGTCGTAACATTCGAATGACGGCAGTATATGACGCTTTAGGTTATCGTGCCAAAAAAGTTATTTCGACCTTGATATCAATCTCCACTGGCCTGTTGATGTTTTACCTTGCCTACAAGGCAGTATTTTACGTAATTGAGTTAAAAGAACTCAATCGATTAAGTCCAGCGTTGCAATTCCCCGTTTACATCATTTATTCGATAATCCCCTTAGGACTAGGTATTGCAGGCGTGCAGTATTTAATCGCCTTCTTTTTGAATATTACCCATAAAGAAATTTATTTGTCGCGTGAAGTAATTGATAAAGGTGAACTATCATGA
- a CDS encoding Lrp/AsnC family transcriptional regulator, translated as MNSAKMATLDNFDRKILEIVQQSNRTTSDRIAEQIGLSPAAVQRRMKRMREEHVIQADVSVVNPQAVGLGVTIVVEVTLERERSDLLDSFKKEMRSNPAVQQCFYVTGSADFILVVTAIDMDDYESFTRDVFFENHNVRNFQSNVVMNHVKRGLTVPVNLED; from the coding sequence ATGAATAGCGCTAAAATGGCAACCCTAGATAACTTCGATCGCAAAATTTTAGAAATTGTTCAACAATCCAATAGAACAACGTCTGATCGAATAGCGGAACAAATTGGTCTCTCTCCCGCGGCGGTACAACGCCGTATGAAACGAATGCGTGAAGAACATGTGATTCAGGCAGATGTCTCGGTTGTTAACCCACAAGCAGTAGGTCTTGGTGTTACTATTGTTGTAGAAGTAACATTAGAGCGAGAGCGCTCCGACTTACTTGACTCTTTTAAAAAAGAAATGAGAAGCAACCCAGCTGTTCAGCAGTGCTTTTACGTAACTGGCAGCGCTGACTTTATTTTGGTAGTTACGGCGATTGATATGGATGACTACGAATCTTTTACGCGTGATGTATTTTTTGAAAATCATAATGTTCGTAATTTTCAATCAAACGTGGTGATGAATCACGTAAAAAGAGGCCTTACGGTGCCCGTTAATCTCGAAGATTAA
- a CDS encoding aspartate/glutamate racemase family protein, whose translation MKFTTVQHQQPLDSLASGGRIGVISLATDFNIEADLQQMYPNDVQFFTSRVKNINPLTIENLKKMAPSISATADTILPGTDLDAIIYACTSGTVAIGVEQVNELIHQTRPGVPVTNPITAVMLAFEHFDAKRISILTPYTEAVNRDIADFFTTQGYEVLSISGFGFEDDTAMTYITPQDIADQAVACCEPTADLLFVSCTALRASVVIDEIEQRLNIPVVSSNQALVWHSLKLVNYPKAITGFGALLRDKLVSDAELTSELTPE comes from the coding sequence ATGAAATTTACAACGGTTCAACATCAACAACCATTAGACTCTCTGGCCTCAGGTGGCCGGATCGGAGTAATCTCACTAGCAACCGACTTTAACATCGAGGCTGATCTACAACAAATGTATCCTAACGATGTTCAGTTTTTCACTAGCAGAGTGAAAAATATTAACCCTTTGACTATCGAAAATTTGAAAAAAATGGCGCCTAGTATTAGTGCCACTGCTGATACTATTTTACCGGGTACAGATCTCGATGCGATTATTTATGCGTGTACCTCAGGTACGGTTGCCATTGGAGTTGAACAGGTTAACGAACTAATCCACCAAACTCGCCCCGGTGTGCCCGTAACCAATCCTATCACAGCGGTAATGTTGGCTTTTGAGCATTTTGATGCAAAACGGATCTCAATTTTAACCCCCTATACCGAAGCGGTTAACCGTGACATTGCCGATTTTTTTACCACACAGGGCTACGAGGTGTTGAGTATTTCGGGTTTTGGATTTGAAGACGACACCGCAATGACTTATATAACGCCACAGGATATAGCCGATCAGGCAGTCGCTTGTTGCGAACCTACGGCTGATTTGTTGTTTGTTTCGTGTACAGCATTACGGGCGTCTGTGGTCATTGATGAAATTGAACAGCGATTGAATATTCCTGTTGTCAGTAGTAATCAAGCACTTGTATGGCACAGTTTGAAACTGGTGAACTATCCTAAGGCTATCACTGGTTTTGGCGCATTATTGCGCGATAAGTTGGTCAGTGATGCTGAACTAACATCTGAATTAACACCTGAATAA
- a CDS encoding diaminopropionate ammonia-lyase — translation MLKQNSRLTHFANPAAHRENKYSDAQRDVLSVEKSVDVIANIKTWPAYSTTPLHSLSEMAADAGLAAIWYKDESERFGLKSFKALGGAYAVACQLQNLLEQRLGKRPSISDLLEGRLKEDVAEIVVTCATDGNHGRSVAWGAQMFGCGCVIYIHRDVSEGRKVAMEAFDADVIRISGNYDESVRQAGADAKAHGRVIVSDTSYEGYMEVPKDVALGYTVMLAETVEQLDGEIPTHVFVQGGVGGLASAVAGYFWDLWGERRPRFIVVEPEQANCLQLSAKAGEPVVVNGDLDTLMAGLACGEVSLLAWQILSNGADDFMTLSEDAIADTMSLLAKGYKGDPAIEAGESAVPGLAAAINARAQDTFAKALNLDAQSKVLVIGTEGATDPELYQQLVG, via the coding sequence ATGTTAAAACAAAATAGTAGGCTAACCCATTTTGCAAACCCTGCAGCACATCGAGAAAATAAATATTCGGACGCACAGAGAGACGTATTAAGCGTCGAAAAATCTGTCGATGTGATTGCAAATATAAAAACATGGCCAGCTTATTCGACGACGCCATTACATTCATTATCTGAGATGGCAGCAGACGCTGGTTTGGCCGCCATTTGGTACAAAGATGAATCAGAGAGATTTGGCCTCAAAAGTTTTAAAGCGCTTGGCGGTGCATACGCCGTTGCTTGCCAGCTTCAAAATTTATTAGAGCAGCGTTTAGGGAAACGCCCAAGCATTTCAGATTTGTTAGAAGGACGTTTGAAAGAAGACGTTGCGGAAATCGTTGTTACCTGTGCAACCGATGGTAACCATGGACGTTCTGTGGCGTGGGGAGCACAAATGTTTGGTTGCGGCTGCGTTATTTATATTCACCGTGATGTCTCTGAAGGTAGAAAAGTAGCAATGGAAGCCTTTGACGCTGATGTTATTCGTATTAGTGGCAACTACGACGAATCTGTTCGTCAGGCTGGTGCAGATGCTAAGGCTCATGGCCGGGTCATCGTTTCCGATACCAGTTACGAAGGTTATATGGAAGTGCCTAAAGACGTTGCCTTAGGATATACCGTGATGCTGGCTGAAACGGTCGAACAGCTTGATGGTGAGATACCTACTCATGTTTTTGTCCAAGGTGGCGTCGGCGGGCTGGCCTCTGCAGTAGCGGGCTATTTCTGGGATCTTTGGGGCGAACGCCGTCCAAGATTTATCGTGGTAGAACCGGAGCAAGCTAATTGTTTACAGCTTAGTGCTAAAGCCGGTGAACCTGTGGTGGTTAATGGTGATCTCGATACATTGATGGCAGGACTGGCCTGCGGTGAAGTTTCTTTATTAGCTTGGCAAATATTATCTAACGGCGCCGATGATTTTATGACGCTGAGTGAAGACGCTATTGCAGACACTATGAGCTTATTAGCCAAAGGTTATAAAGGCGACCCAGCAATTGAAGCTGGAGAATCTGCTGTACCAGGATTAGCCGCCGCTATCAATGCACGTGCGCAGGATACTTTTGCCAAAGCATTGAATTTAGATGCTCAAAGTAAAGTATTAGTTATTGGTACAGAGGGGGCAACAGATCCTGAACTTTATCAACAATTAGTGGGCTAA